The following proteins are co-located in the Roseofilum capinflatum BLCC-M114 genome:
- a CDS encoding DUF5615 family PIN-like protein, producing the protein MRILLDECIDRKLAREFVNHEIITVPQMGWSGIKNGQLLSLAEIEFDVFLTVDRNLPFQQNLPQFDIAVIVLQATSNRLVDLQPLVPSVLAVLEQATKGQATIVSA; encoded by the coding sequence ATGAGAATTCTGTTAGACGAATGTATCGATCGTAAACTGGCACGAGAGTTCGTTAATCACGAGATCATCACTGTCCCTCAGATGGGATGGTCTGGAATAAAAAATGGTCAGCTCCTTTCCCTTGCGGAAATAGAGTTTGATGTTTTTCTTACAGTGGATCGCAATTTGCCATTTCAGCAGAATTTACCACAGTTTGACATTGCAGTAATTGTGTTGCAAGCAACATCTAATCGTTTAGTAGATCTCCAGCCTTTAGTACCCTCAGTTTTAGCTGTTTTAGAGCAGGCAACAAAAGGGCAAGCAACAATAGTGAGCGCTTAA
- the murQ gene encoding N-acetylmuramic acid 6-phosphate etherase — translation MENRGHLLTEQINPQSLTLDELGTVELVELFNREDAQTVAACSQAKEQLAEAIDRTAIALQNGGRLFYVGAGTSGRLGVLDAAECPPTFCSDPQMVQGILAGGEAALVRSSEGLEDRFEDGVQVVEQYQIGSKDVVVGITAGGTTPYVQGALQGAKAQGATTIFMACVPVEQVSVAVDVDIRLLVGPEVLAGSTRLKAGTATKMALNILSTGVMVRLGKVYGNRMVDVAVTNTKLRDRALRILEDLTDLGRSQCEQLLDQSGQRVKVALLMAWTGCEAPMAQEYLDQNHGNLRSALAAYSTRE, via the coding sequence ATGGAAAATCGGGGTCATCTGTTAACGGAACAAATTAATCCTCAAAGTTTGACGCTGGATGAACTGGGGACGGTGGAGTTGGTGGAGCTGTTTAACCGGGAGGATGCCCAAACGGTGGCGGCTTGTTCCCAAGCGAAGGAACAGTTAGCTGAAGCGATTGACCGAACGGCGATCGCCCTTCAAAATGGGGGACGGTTGTTTTATGTGGGGGCGGGAACGAGCGGCCGCTTGGGGGTGCTGGATGCGGCTGAATGTCCGCCCACGTTCTGTTCTGACCCCCAGATGGTACAGGGGATTTTGGCGGGGGGTGAAGCGGCTTTAGTCCGCAGTTCTGAGGGCTTAGAGGACAGGTTTGAGGATGGGGTGCAGGTGGTTGAGCAGTACCAGATCGGCTCAAAGGATGTGGTGGTGGGCATTACGGCTGGCGGCACAACGCCCTATGTTCAGGGTGCGTTACAGGGGGCGAAAGCGCAGGGGGCAACGACGATTTTTATGGCTTGCGTGCCGGTGGAGCAGGTTTCGGTGGCGGTGGATGTGGACATTCGCTTGTTAGTGGGGCCGGAAGTTTTGGCGGGTTCGACGCGCCTGAAGGCGGGAACGGCGACGAAAATGGCGCTGAATATTTTGTCTACTGGGGTGATGGTGAGGTTGGGTAAGGTGTATGGGAACCGGATGGTGGATGTGGCGGTGACGAATACGAAGTTACGCGATCGCGCTTTACGCATTTTAGAGGATTTAACAGATTTGGGGCGATCGCAATGTGAGCAACTTTTAGATCAGAGCGGACAACGGGTTAAGGTAGCTTTACTGATGGCTTGGACAGGATGCGAGGCTCCAATGGCTCAAGAGTATTTGGATCAAAACCACGGAAATCTGCGATCGGCTTTGGCAGCATATTCTACCCGTGAGTAG